The following are from one region of the Anomaloglossus baeobatrachus isolate aAnoBae1 chromosome 1, aAnoBae1.hap1, whole genome shotgun sequence genome:
- the LOC142295805 gene encoding perilipin-2-like, translated as MAETMEQQNVVVRLINLPFVSSTYDMVYSTYVTTKDNHPYLKSVCDVAEKSVKSITSVAITSAMPILQKLEPQIALANNIACVGLDKIEERLPILYQSSEKVVANASEAVVGARDAVIHSITGVVDKTKGAVQESVEMTKAVVNGSINTVLGSRVVQIISDRVDSALTRSECLLEQYLPQTDEELAKDTAETQGIEMSQDKPGYYVRLGSLSTKTRRRAYQQALTRVKDAKCRSQEAIAQIQNTIDLIEYARKNINNANRKIHDAQENIYNKWVEWTKGSREDAGGETEGAEQIESRTLAIARHLANHLQSTCLSLVSSVQGLQQNLQNKAQSISAMAADIYQNFHSAASFRDMSDSLLTATKDKITQIKDGMDEMITYFINNTPLNWLVGHFTPELAGSQDEEEDIDDGGSDKK; from the exons ATGGCTGAGACAATGgagcagcag aatgtggtggtaAGGTTGATAAACCTCCCATTTGTGAGCTCTACATATGACATGGTGTACTCCACCTACGTGACCACTAAAGACAACCATCCCTACCTGAAGTCTGTATGTGACGTCGCAGAGAAAAGTGTGAAGAGCATCACTTCTGTGGCCATCACCAGCGCCATGCCAATCCTGCAGAAACTCGAGCCTCAAA TTGCTCTGGCAAACAATATTGCCTGCGTTGGACTTGATAAAATTGAAGAAAGGTTGCCTATTCTGTATCAGTCTTCGGAAAAG GTTGTGGCTAATGCCTCAGAAGCAGTTGTTGGTGCCAGAGATGCTGTTATCCATAGTATCACAGGAGTAGTGGATAAAACCAAGGGAGCTGTGCAGGAGAGTGTGGAGATGACTAAGGCTGTTGTAAATGGCAGCATTAATACTGTTCTGGGAAGCCGTGTAGTGCAGATCATAAGCGACCGTGTGGACTCTGCACTAACTAGGTCTGAATGTCTTCTGGAACAATACCTGCCACAAACAGATGAAGAGCTAG CGAAGGACACAGCTGAAACACAAGGCATTGAGATGTCCCAAGATAAGCCTGGCTACTACGTGCGCCTGGGATCCCTCTCTACTAAGACCCGCAGGCGTGCTTATCAACAGGCCCTGACCAGGGTGAAGGATGCCAAATGCAGGAGTCAGGAAGCCATTGCTCAGATCCAGAACACCATTGACCTG ATTGAATATGCAAGAAAGAACATAAATAATGCAAATCGGAAGATCCATGATGCTCAGGAGAACATATACAACAAGTGGGTGGAGTGGACAAAAGGCTCCAGAGAAGATGCTGGTGGGGAAACTGAGGGTGCAGAG CAGATTGAATCTCGCACACTGGCTATTGCCCGGCATCTTGCTAATCACCTGCAAAGCACATGTCTGTCTCTGGTCTCCAGTGTCCAAGGTCTTCAGCAAAACCTTCAGAACAAGGCTCAAAGTATTAGTGCCATGGCTGCAGATATCTATCAAAACTTCCACTCTGCCGCTTCCTTCAGAGACATGTCTGACAGCCTCTTAACCGCCACTAAGGACAAGATTACACAAATAAAGGATGGTATGGATGAGATGATAACCTACTTTATAAATAACACTCCACTAAATTGGCTGGTAGGTCACTTCACTCCAGAACTGGCTGGTAGCCAAGATGAGGAGGAAGATATTGATGATGGAGGCTCagacaaaaagtaa